A region from the Bacteroidota bacterium genome encodes:
- a CDS encoding RNA polymerase sigma-70 factor: MDSKGQEILALLKAGDERGINMLFSIYFVPLCQVAFRIVHNQQVAKDVVQDVFVRLWTNKERLHIQTSILGYLKKSVTNASIDNQRCAYEARKVQWDAASNLQQATIQTATTHVERDVEAKETAALVERAIGQLPERCRLVFILSRREGLSYKQIAEKLEISPKTVENQMSKALKILRKALATVLSIGLLLHYYLFFFRVP; the protein is encoded by the coding sequence TTGGATTCCAAAGGCCAGGAAATATTAGCACTTTTAAAAGCCGGCGACGAGCGGGGCATCAACATGCTCTTTAGCATCTATTTTGTCCCCCTTTGCCAGGTAGCGTTTCGCATTGTGCATAACCAGCAAGTGGCCAAAGACGTGGTGCAGGATGTATTTGTGCGGCTGTGGACCAACAAGGAACGGTTGCACATTCAAACTTCCATACTCGGTTATTTGAAGAAGAGCGTAACAAACGCAAGCATCGATAACCAGCGGTGTGCATACGAAGCGCGGAAAGTGCAATGGGATGCAGCCAGCAACTTGCAGCAGGCAACAATCCAGACCGCCACAACACACGTTGAGCGCGACGTTGAAGCCAAAGAAACTGCCGCACTTGTTGAGCGGGCCATCGGGCAGTTACCGGAGCGCTGCCGGCTTGTTTTTATCCTGAGCCGGCGTGAAGGGCTGTCGTATAAACAAATTGCAGAAAAACTGGAAATTTCGCCAAAAACGGTCGAAAACCAGATGTCAAAGGCATTGAAAATATTACGTAAAGCGCTGGCAACGGTGCTATCAATTGGCCTTCTGCTCCACTATTATTTATTTTTTTTCAGGGTACCATAG
- a CDS encoding cyclase family protein produces the protein MQVKHILLFGLLFMFVGWMGCESESKHAANPLDGTWIDLTYAFSDETLYWPTSALFQMDTVAVGYMEGGFYYESYQVATAEHGGTHLDAPVHFSEGKQSTEQIPLDRLIGPASVVDVSAQAAADRDYLVTTADIIAWEASHGELPDGNILLIRTGYGAHWPDAEKYLGTALRGAEGVANLHFPGLHPDAAQWLVDNRNISALGIDTASIDYGQSTTYSSHVALFAANIPAFENVANMDQLPATGAHVVALPMKIKGGSGGPLRIIARLP, from the coding sequence ATGCAAGTCAAGCATATCCTACTTTTTGGTTTACTCTTTATGTTTGTTGGATGGATGGGGTGTGAGTCGGAATCTAAGCATGCCGCTAACCCGCTGGATGGCACGTGGATTGATCTGACCTACGCATTTTCGGATGAGACCCTTTACTGGCCTACTTCTGCATTATTCCAGATGGATACAGTTGCCGTGGGCTATATGGAAGGCGGGTTCTATTATGAGTCGTACCAGGTAGCGACGGCTGAACACGGCGGCACACACCTGGATGCCCCGGTACACTTCTCGGAGGGCAAGCAGTCAACCGAACAAATACCGCTAGACCGTCTCATCGGGCCGGCAAGCGTGGTTGATGTGTCTGCACAGGCCGCCGCAGACCGGGACTACCTCGTCACAACAGCTGATATCATAGCATGGGAAGCCTCGCACGGCGAACTTCCGGATGGTAATATCTTGCTGATTCGTACAGGGTATGGTGCCCACTGGCCAGATGCTGAAAAGTACCTGGGTACAGCACTGCGGGGTGCTGAAGGGGTTGCCAATTTACATTTCCCCGGCTTACATCCCGATGCTGCCCAATGGCTTGTAGACAACCGCAATATCAGCGCGTTAGGGATAGATACAGCCAGTATCGATTATGGTCAGTCTACAACGTATAGCAGCCATGTAGCGCTGTTTGCGGCAAATATCCCGGCGTTCGAAAATGTAGCCAATATGGACCAATTGCCGGCAACTGGCGCCCATGTGGTGGCGCTTCCTATGAAAATTAAGGGGGGGAGCGGCGGTCCGTTACGCATTATTGCCCGCTTGCCCTGA